Proteins from a single region of Peromyscus eremicus chromosome 9, PerEre_H2_v1, whole genome shotgun sequence:
- the LOC131919656 gene encoding disks large homolog 5-like → MSVPHDIRGVSCLDILLYPGDFRMLSDVTCVVATPTAFGQLVQCPYSSAINMLRRLRTLLGREKGEGRETREKQTQAGLQPFQCEPSRKKWSRRWYRASKEPPPTPTSLTKKQVKQKVESLTTQLREMTAQRNDLRDRLILVTEGSLDNKPYHRPNPFWEKLKMEHQQVMSHLQKFENENLEVSQKLSELTKEKVFLCDLQSRLLME, encoded by the exons ATGTCAGTTCCCCATGACATCAGGGGTGTCTCATGcctggacattctattgtatcctggagacttTAGAATGTTATCTGATGTCACCTGTGTGGTAGCAACACCAACTGCCTTTGGACAGTTGGTTCAGTGCCCTTACAGTTCAGCCATCAACATGTTGAGAAGACTCAGGACTCTGTTGGGtcgagagaaaggagagggaagagaaaccagagagaagCAGACACAAGCTGGCCTTCAGCCATTCCAATGTGAaccgtcaagaaagaaatggtccagAAGATGGTACA GGGCCTCCAAGGAGCCACCACCCACTCCAACCAGCCTCACAAAGAAGCAAGTGAAGCAGAAGGTGGAGAGCCTGACGACTCAGCTCCGGGAGATGACCGCCCAACGGAATGATCTGAGAGATCGCCTCATCTTAGTAACCGAAGGATCCTTGGACAACAA GCCTTACCACAGGCCAAATCCTTTCtgggaaaagctcaagatggaacatcagcaggtcatgtcacacctGCAGAAGTTTGAGAATGAGAATTTGGAGGTGTCACAGAAGCTCAGTGAGCTGACCAAAGAGAAAGTCTTCCTTTG TGATCTGCAGAGCCGGCTCCTGATGGAGTAG